The genomic region TCTTATTATGAAGGATGAAGTCGATCAAAGAGCGAGTTTGGACGGGCATAATAGAGTTCTCTTAAAAGCGCTAGATTGCTTACGCCAGCAGCCGGTTCATCTTGTCCACTGAATTGTCTTCGCATAGCGGCGTGAAGACGACGAGTTTCATGTCGGGGTTATCCCCGACGGTGAACGCGGAGTATTCCAGCGCCATTCTTCCCGCCGTTGGATGCTGGAGGATCTTGCAGCCTTCCGTCCGGCCGCGCACTTCGTGACGCGGCCACCACTCTCGAAACTCGGGGCTGATTTCGCTGAGCTCGGCGATGAGCGCCGCGAATTGGGGATCACCGGCGTAGCGGCCGCTGTCAACGCGGAACTGTGAGAGGACGGCGCGGGCGTGCTTTTCCCACTCGGCGAGCAGCGTGCGGAACGGCGGATAGGCGAACACCAGCCAAAGGTTATTGCGGTGTTCGATGGGGATTTGCGAGTAATCCGTGAACGTGAGGGCGGCGGCGCGGTTCCAGGCGAGGATGTCCCAGCGGCGGCCGGCGAGATACGCGGGGCTGTCCTTGAGGTTGTCCAGCATCCGCTGGAGGGACGGCGTGACCGTCTCGTCCCTGGGGGGAACGATGACGCGCAGGGTTTCCGGATGGGCGAGCGTGAACAGATGCGTCCGCTCGTCGGGGCCGAGGCGCAGCGCGCACGCCAGGCTGTCCAGGGTTTCCGTGGACACGCGGATGTCGCGGCCCTGCTCCAGCCACGTGTACCAGGCGGTTCCGACGCCCGCGAGGTCCGCCACTTCCTCACGGCGCAGCCCAGGCGTGCGACGGCGCGGCCCCGCCTTCAATCCCACTTCGGAGGGCGCGATCCGCTCGCGGCGCGTCCTCAAAAAATTCGCCAGCTCCCGCCGATGCTCTCCGTCCGGCATCCCTCACTCCTTATCCTGATACTTCTCATCCTATGATCGCCGCGTGTCTTGTTAGGGTTGCGCGGATCGAGGTAAATTCCTTACGACACTATTTTCAGGAGGATACCCATGAAAGCCGCACGATTGGAACATCTTGGAGCCGCGCTGAAGGTTGAAAACATCGGCGAGCCTCAATTGCGCGCCGGCGGCGCGATCGTCCGCATCCTCGCCGCCCGCGTGGCGTCCTATACCGACCAGGTAATTTCGGGGGAGCTGGGCTTCACGACGCCGACGCCCTGCACCCTCGGCCCCACAGCGATCGGCGTGATCGAAGCGATCGCCGACGATGTGTTCGGACTGAGCGCCGGACAAACGGTCTTCTGCGACGCCTATATCGGCTCGCGCACGATTGGCGTCACTTCCGACCGAATATTGATCGGCTGGACCGGACTTGGTCCCGACGCAGGGCGCACGCAGTCGATCTGGCGTGACGGCAGCTTCGCGGAAAAGGCGCTGTGGCCGGCGGAATGCCTGACGCCGATTCCGGACGACCTTGGGCTGACGCCGGAGGCGCTCACGTATCTGGGCTATTCCGCCATCGCCTACGGCGGCCTGATCCGGGGAGGATTGCATTCGGGACAAGCGGTGATCGTGAATGGGGCGACCGGAAGCATCGGCGCGTCGGCGGTTCTGCTGGCGCTCGCCATGGGCGCCGCAAAGATCGTCGCGGTCGGACGCGATGGGGAGATGCTGGATCAGTTGCGGAAGCTCGCGCCGAAGCGCATCGCGCCGGTGAGTCTCGACGCCGCTCCCGAAGTCTATACCGAGGAGCTTCGCCGGGTCGCCGGCGGCGCCGATCTGCTGCTCGACGTGCTTGGCAAAGTGACGACCGCCGCGCCCACGCTCGCCGGCATCCATGCGCTGCGGCGCGGAGGGACGGCGGTGTTTGTCGGAGGGGTGCACGCCGACATTCCCCTGCCCTACTCGAAGATCATGCTGGAGGAGCTCACGATCCGCGGATCCTTTATGTATCCGAAGCATGCGCCGAGCGAGATTATCAACATGGCGCAGGCCGGGATCCTCGATCTCAGCCCGATCCGCCCACGCACGTTCGCGCTGGACGACATCGACAACGCCATCGCCCAGGCAAAGGATCTGCGCGGCTTCGAATACGCCGTGCTTGTCCCCTAGTGCTCCCACTCGTATCGCCCAAGCCGCTTCGCGGCGAGGGCGATCGGGGTGTAGCCGGTCGTGATGGAGAGCGCGATGAAGAGCAGCGCGGCGAGGGCGAACAGGGCGGGCGGCCCGAGCAAATGCTGCGCGAAGGCGACATAGACGCCTGCGGCGAGCAGGGCGCAGAAGACGACATAGCAGGTCGCCAGGACAAACCCCAGGACCATCGCCCAAACGCTCGCGCGGTGGGCGGGGTTGTCGTACAGAAAACGCGGGAAGATGCCGGCGAGGCCGACGCCCAGGCCCGAAAGCCCAAAACAGGCGAAGGTGAAGATCCCGAAGGCGATCAGGGACAGGCTGAGGGACCATCGAAACGCGAGGGCGGCGATCACGACCATGCCCGTCACCAGCGCGATGGACATCACAAACGACACGATCCACTTGGCGACCAGAAAATCCCGGCGCGTCAGCGGTCCGGCGAGCACCATCCACGCGCCCTTGCCTTCCAGTCCCACCGTGGAAAGCCCGATGATGCTCGTGACCATGTAGACTACAAGCGCGATCATCAGCATCGCCAGATTGCCGTACATATCCTCGCCGGACGACGCGCCGGGCTGAGTCCATTTGAGGACGAAGGGCACGAAGAAGAGGATCAGCGTCGTGCCGATCTGGCCGATCAAGATCGTGTCGCGCCCGATATAGAGGAAGTCCTTGACGATCAGGCCCGCCATCGCCGGCGACATTCCCAGCGGCGGCGCGCCCTGACGGCGGCGGATGCCTCGCCCAACCTGATTGAGGTCCTGCTGCTCTAAAATATCCTCGGAAGACACGACTCGTCCGCCCACCACAATACAGAACGCAATCATCACCACCGTCGCGGCCACCAATGCGATCAGGCCGTGCGCTCCGGCCGGCCCGATCGGGCGGCCGCCGGCGGTGTCCATCGCCACGGAGCAGGCCCAGGAGGACGGCAGCCAGCTCAGCCCCGCTTCCGATTGGCCTTTGGAGAGCGCCTGGACCTGTGTCTGCGCGGCGCTCCATTGCGCGGCGGGGGTCCCGGTGGCCGTGGCCGCTCCGGAGAGGGCGGCGCGCATCCGGCCGACATCCAGCGCGCCGCTTTGCGTCGCGCGGCTCGTCCCCGCCACCGCGAGAAGCGTGATGCCGAGCGCCAGCACGACGCTCACTCCCATCACCACGAACCGCACCTTCTTTACCCCCAGGATCCGCGCCAGCACCAGCAGCAGGGACCCGGTGAACGCCGGCGTGAAGATCAGCAGCAGGGCGAGCGAGGCGATAAACCACGCCCATCCAGACGCGGACAGGCCGATCCCCCATCCGATCCCGATCAAGACGGGAACGCCGAGCACGGTGAACTGCGCGGAGTTGGCGATTACGGAATCCACAAGCTTGGCGGCGACTACGGCGGAGGGCGTGACGGGAGTCGTGAGAAGAAGCGGCAGATCGTTGTCCTGGAACAGCGACGAGGCGACGAACGGCACAGAGCCGGCGAGCAGAAAGAAAAAGAGGTACTGATAGACGTGCGCCGTCAGCTGCGCGGCGGCGGGGTTCAGCGCGCCATGGCGGGCGGCGGCGCCCTGCATCAGCAGCACAAGCGCCGCGCAGGCCAGGCCGATGGTCGCGAAGATCATGACGCCAAAGAGGGTCAGCCACACGACCATGAGCTTATGCCAGCGCGGCGCCGAGCGGGCGGTGTTCGCCAGCATCCGCAGGCGGGCGCGTATCAAAATCCGGAACATAGGGCTTACGGAGCTTCCGTCACCCCGACGCCCTGGCCGCGAATCCACTCCACGGCGCGGTCAATGGTCATGGTTTCGCCGGTCAGCTCCGTGACGATCCAGCCGCCCTTGCCGGCTTCGACATCGGCGCGGATCAAGTTGGGAGACAGATCGTAATCCGTCACGAGCCGCGTGATCACCGGCTCGGAAAGCCGATCCAGCGGGTAATTCAACTGCACTTTACGGGTTTCACTCATAATGGACCACGGTTCAACGAAGCCCGCCCGGATTCCTGCCTATATTTTCCGGGAAGACCGACCGAAGATAAAAGCAAGCACGTAAAATTACCAGGCAGGAGAATCGCGCGTCGAAGGAATATTCTTGACAAACGCGGCGGGTCCCGGTTATAATGTCAATCGTATTCCGAGGTCGTTCAATGGCAGGACAAGAGTTTTTGGTGCTCTTTATTGGGGTTCGAATCCCTGCCTCGGAACCATTTTTGCTTCTGCGTAAGCAACTGTAGACAATAGACCGCTTCTTGTTGCGCCGACCATTCCGTTGTCTTCCTGCTTGTCGCCGACGTTGTGGTTTTCTTTATTGCCTTGGGAACTGTGCGGAAACAAATTCCGTCTACTAGAGGCAATACAACACCGGCGGTTGGAAGAAACGAGGAAAATAGGCTGAATACAATTATCACACAGGAAATCCTGGCGTTCTTTGCTTGGATCTTGTACGCAAGCTTTTTCGAGTGGTGGTTCCACAAATATCTGTTCCACACTCCCAAGCTTATTCGCCGTACCTTCAATTCCCACACGCTGACCCACCATCAGATTTACAAGGGCGATCACACCTACTACCTGGCCGAGGGCAAAGAGCCCGAGCATGTCGCCATGGACTGGTGGGCGCTGATCCTCTTCCTCGGTGTTCACTTCCCGATCATCTGGACCGTTGAGAAGCTTACCCACACGCATTCGCTCTGGGGCGGCCTGGCCGCGATCGCCGTGTACTACGGCGTGTATGAGTACTTCCACTGGTGCATGCACGTTCCGAACCAGCGCCCGTTCGAAAAGTGGGGCGTTTACCGCTTCATTCGCGAGCATCACCGCATTCACCACGTTCACATGCAGAAGAACCTCAACGTGATCCTGCCGCTGGCCGACCTCGTTCTGGGAACCTACAAGCGCGACACCAAGCGCGAGGCCCCAACAGTCCCGACCACGCGCCGCACGCCGACCCGCACCTCCCGCAGCCAGGCCCACCGACGTGGACCGGCCGCCGCGCCTGGTAAGAATAAGCCCGGCAAGAACACAGGCGACAAGTAGTCCAAACAAAAAAATCCCGCTGCAAATCCGCAGCGGGATTTTTTGTGAGTCCATGCCGCTCCGTTACTTCCCTCGGATCCTCCATCAGAAAAACGGGCGCACCTCAACCGGCGCCCGGCAAGCGATGGCGGCCTTGCGTCCCCACGCCAGCGCCTCGTCCAAATTCGCGGCTTCCAGCACCCAGAAACCGCCCATGTGCTCCTTGGTCTCCAGGTACGGCCCGTCGGTGATGAGCACTTCACCAGTGGGCTGCGCCCGCAGAGACATCGCGCGGCCCGCCGGCTGCAGGCCGCCAACGAAGATCCGGACACCGGCAGCCTTCATCTCGTCGTTGAGCGCGTCGATATCGTGGGACATCGCCTCGTCCTCCGCGAGGAATGGGTCGTAGTCGTCTGGGTGGTGAATAGCAACCAAAAACTGCGCCATAACTTCTCCTATCGAGGTCTTCGGGTGGACCTGTTTTCCTGCCTTCACAATATCATCGAATAGCCGGGCCGGAATTCGACAAATTCTCCAAGAATTTTTTCGGGCGTGGCGATGTGAAAGAAGTGCGACCTGATTGGCGGCAATCCCGAGATTCGTTCTTATGCTTACGGCAAATACACGTCCGCAGTATCCCCTGGCCGTATTACTCCCGCTCGCTCTACCCACCCTACCAGGCCGCGTTTTTTCGCGGCGGCTTTGCCAAATGTCTGCGGCAATCGAATGTCTAAAGGCGTCGCCAGCTTCCGAATGACGTTTGCCGGTCCGATGCATGGCAGGTTTTCACCGTAGACGAGAAGAATGGCGCCGCTGGAGAAGACGAGGCGGGTCATGGGCGGCAGGCTGGTCAAACTCCCGACGCCACGAAAAAGCAAGTTGGCGCCGAGCCATTCGGCTTTGATTTCGGCGACGCCCATCGACGCGGCGATTTCGGCCAGCTCCTCCACGGAGACCGCTGACCACGTTCGGGGGTTCCAGATGGACGCGCCCTTGGGGTGAAACTTCTTTTCACGCACGCCGGCGGATTTGGTGAAACCATAGTGACGGTCTCCCTGAATGCCGCCGAGGTCGCAAATGATCTCGGATTGGGGTTCGGAGACGACAGCGCCGCCTCCGCCGATATAGACGCCTGCGACTTGGAGGCGAATATGTCCGTCCATCCTGGCGATTTCCTTCATGACTGAAGCTTGCGGATCCACTGCTCGACAACGCTGAAGCGGCCGGAGAGATTGTGCGCGCGCCCGGCGGCGTAGATGGTGGCGCCGATCGAGTGCGTGGCCGGATACACAAGGTAGCGCGACTGCCACTGCGGCGCGAACTTGGCTTTAAAGGCGTTGAGGCCCTTGAAGTTGTAGAACTGGTTGAACTTGTCGAAGATCAGGGCGCGCAGACGGGCGAGCCACTCGCTTTCGCCGCACTCTTCCTCGTCTTCCATCTCGGAATCCGCGAGCGGCGAGAGTCCCAGGCTCATCGACAGCGCGCCTTCCTGCTGGAACGCCGCCGCCGCCGAAGCGATCAGGAACTCCATCACCCCGTTCGGCGACTCGCCCCGGCGGCGCATCAGGTCCAGACCCCAGCCCGCCACACCGTGTTTCGCGGCGACATCCGAACCGCCGTAGATCGGGACGAACGTCACGAAGGCCAGCACACGACGCGTGGCGGCGTCGCGCGCCAGGAATAAGCGGCTGTCGTGGAACAGATCGCTTTCCGGCGCGAACTGCCCCATCGCATAGCCCTTTTCCTGACCTTTGTGCGCCGCCAGCCACTCTTCGGTAATGTCGGCAAGCTGAGTCAGCGTCTCCGGATCCAGCACGCCGCCGGTGTCGTACTCTTCCAGAGCGACGCCGCCTTTGCTCATCTTATTGAGCGCGGTGCGCAGATCCTGAAACGCCTTGCCCTTGAGGGAGAAGGACGGCAGATCGATCACGGCGTCCTCGCCGATCTTAAACGGCTTCAGGCCGACGGCCCGGTATTCATCGAGATAGCGCCCCGTCACCTGGTAGAACGACGGCGACCAGTCGTAGTGGGCGCAGAGCGTAACAAACTCCTGAATGGCGCGGCCGCCCAGTGCGGGATCGCCCAGCGGATCGCCCAGCGCCAGCGCATGCCGGCCGACCAGGCAATAAGCGACTCCCCATTGCGGCTCGATATGCTCCGTGTCCAACAAGTAACGCTTGTCCGGCAGGAGCGCGTAATACGAGAGCGGCGCCCCCCCCCAGCGCGTCAGCAGATGGCGCACATGCGCGCGGTCGCGCGCGCCGATGGCGTCCCGAGGCAGCACCGGACGCAGCACCATGAAGACGGCGTAGCCGAGCGCGAAGGCCGAGATGTAACCGAGGGAGTCTTCAAACCAGTTGGCGCGGCGCGTCAGCGGAGAGAGGGTCGCGCGCACCGGCACATAGAACAGAAGATGGGAGGACTGGGCGATCGCGCTCGAGAGATTGGGCTCCGGACGGAATTGGTGGTGGAGCGCCAGCACGCCGAGCGGTCCATAGACCAGCGCGAACCCGAGCATGCCCAGCGCACCCAGAACCCCTTGACGCGCCGATGGCCGGTCATTCTCCGCGTAAAACGATGTCCGGTGCGTGAGCAGGCCGATCAGGATCACCAGGCAGATCGCGGCTTCTTCCCAGTCCAGGCCCTTAGCGAGATGCAGGAACGGGGTGACGATCACCAGCAGCACCGTGATGCTCCAGGCCTGGCGCTTGCGGCGCAGCAGCGAGCGCGCCAGCATCAGCAGACCGAGTCCGAAGAGAGTCGTGAGCGTGCGCGTACCGTGCTCGATAACCATCGGCATGTGGACGACATCGCGCAGGAACGCGCCGCGGCCCGGCCCACGCGCGAGCAGCGCGGACCAAAGGTTCAGAAGCCCCAGCGCCGCCACGGCGTACGCGAGCAGCGGCGCGGCAATGCCGCGCGCCCTGCTCAGGATCGCCGTCCAAAAACTCGGAGGAGCTGCCGGCGGCTCTTCTTCGACTGAAGCGCCCTTGCTTCCTACGACCATCATATCCCTCAATGGCGGGAGTCCGCTCCCAGCCCAGCCAATCGTCCATTCACTCGTATCAGCGCGTCGCGCAGCTGCGGCCGCCACAGATCCCAGGAGTGACGCCCCGGCATCTCCACATGATCGCACGCAATGCCGGCGGAGTGCAGTTTTTTCGCGAACGCGTCCCCTTCGGCGGCATAAGGGCCACGCTCGTTCCGCCCATCGCCCAAATACATCCAGATCCCCGCCCATTCGGGGCGCGGGCCGGTCACATAATCCTGCGGACTTTGCGCGTTTAAGCTCTCCGCCGTGGGATGATATCCCCAAACGGGACGCGCCCAGCCGCTCTGGGCTGCGTCATAGTACCCCGAGAACGAGAAGACCGTCTCGAAAACGCCCGGATGGGTCAGCGCGAGGTTGACCGCGCCGTAGCCTCCGGTAGACACGCCGCCCAGGATTCGGGCGCTGGGGCTGACAATCGTACGGTAGTGCGCATCGATCCACGCGGGGAGATCGCGCGCGACAAATGTCCCGACTTGCTTCCCCGGCCCCTTACCCGAAGGCGAAACCGGCGCGTCGATATATTCCGAGTCTCCCATATATCCATCACCGTCCCCATCCGGGCAAACGATGATCATCGGCGACAATCGATGCTGCTCCACGAGACGCTCCGCCACTTCTGGAGCGCGTCCATAGCGAAACCAATCGTTTGGCGAGCCGGGCGCTCCGTGCAGCAAGTACAGCACGGGATAGCGGCGCGCCTTATCCACGTCGGAGTGATATCCCGGCGGCGTGTAGACGATCGCCCGGCGTGACGCTCCAAGCGCCGGGCTCCAGACCGAAACGGTCCGCACTTCCCCCCGCACGCGCCAGGCCTGCCCGGTGATCGCCAGCCACTTTAGCTGAACATTTTGTCTTACCCAATCGAACTGCCAAAGCCCCGCGCAGAGGGCCGCGAGCGCGAATAAAATCGCGCCGGCTTTGACGATCCGGCGACGCGGCGCCGGCCAAGCGCTCCACTTCATCCGGCGGCGCTCGATCCGCCGGCGGGGGCGCTGTCAGGAGGGAGCACGGTTTTGAGCGCGCCGACAAAGAGGGCGTTCCAGAGGCCCCAGCCATGATGCCCGCTGAGCACGCTGAGCGTCTGGGGGATGCCGAGCTCGTCAAAGCGCGACGCAAGCGCCCTTGTTTCCGTCACATATAAGCCTTCGTCCTCCCCGGCTCCAAGATAGAACAGGCTCTTTTTCCAGGCCGACACGGATTTGGACGACGCGTCCAGCCCGGAAAGATAATCCAGCGGCGAATTCGCGCGCAGGTATTGGGGATCATGCCCCATCACCTGGCGCGCCCAGCCGCTGCCGTCGTTATGGTAGTAACCCGAAAGGGCGACGACTTTGCCGAACACCTCGGGATGGTGCAGGCCGATATTGACCGCACCGTAGCCCCCCTCCGAGACGCCGCACAGGATCCGGCTTTGCGCGGCGG from Capsulimonas corticalis harbors:
- a CDS encoding helix-turn-helix transcriptional regulator, translating into MPDGEHRRELANFLRTRRERIAPSEVGLKAGPRRRTPGLRREEVADLAGVGTAWYTWLEQGRDIRVSTETLDSLACALRLGPDERTHLFTLAHPETLRVIVPPRDETVTPSLQRMLDNLKDSPAYLAGRRWDILAWNRAAALTFTDYSQIPIEHRNNLWLVFAYPPFRTLLAEWEKHARAVLSQFRVDSGRYAGDPQFAALIAELSEISPEFREWWPRHEVRGRTEGCKILQHPTAGRMALEYSAFTVGDNPDMKLVVFTPLCEDNSVDKMNRLLA
- a CDS encoding zinc-binding dehydrogenase, whose product is MKAARLEHLGAALKVENIGEPQLRAGGAIVRILAARVASYTDQVISGELGFTTPTPCTLGPTAIGVIEAIADDVFGLSAGQTVFCDAYIGSRTIGVTSDRILIGWTGLGPDAGRTQSIWRDGSFAEKALWPAECLTPIPDDLGLTPEALTYLGYSAIAYGGLIRGGLHSGQAVIVNGATGSIGASAVLLALAMGAAKIVAVGRDGEMLDQLRKLAPKRIAPVSLDAAPEVYTEELRRVAGGADLLLDVLGKVTTAAPTLAGIHALRRGGTAVFVGGVHADIPLPYSKIMLEELTIRGSFMYPKHAPSEIINMAQAGILDLSPIRPRTFALDDIDNAIAQAKDLRGFEYAVLVP
- a CDS encoding putative ABC transporter permease subunit — protein: MFRILIRARLRMLANTARSAPRWHKLMVVWLTLFGVMIFATIGLACAALVLLMQGAAARHGALNPAAAQLTAHVYQYLFFFLLAGSVPFVASSLFQDNDLPLLLTTPVTPSAVVAAKLVDSVIANSAQFTVLGVPVLIGIGWGIGLSASGWAWFIASLALLLIFTPAFTGSLLLVLARILGVKKVRFVVMGVSVVLALGITLLAVAGTSRATQSGALDVGRMRAALSGAATATGTPAAQWSAAQTQVQALSKGQSEAGLSWLPSSWACSVAMDTAGGRPIGPAGAHGLIALVAATVVMIAFCIVVGGRVVSSEDILEQQDLNQVGRGIRRRQGAPPLGMSPAMAGLIVKDFLYIGRDTILIGQIGTTLILFFVPFVLKWTQPGASSGEDMYGNLAMLMIALVVYMVTSIIGLSTVGLEGKGAWMVLAGPLTRRDFLVAKWIVSFVMSIALVTGMVVIAALAFRWSLSLSLIAFGIFTFACFGLSGLGVGLAGIFPRFLYDNPAHRASVWAMVLGFVLATCYVVFCALLAAGVYVAFAQHLLGPPALFALAALLFIALSITTGYTPIALAAKRLGRYEWEH
- a CDS encoding NIL domain-containing protein; this translates as MSETRKVQLNYPLDRLSEPVITRLVTDYDLSPNLIRADVEAGKGGWIVTELTGETMTIDRAVEWIRGQGVGVTEAP
- a CDS encoding fatty acid hydroxylase, which gives rise to MYASFFEWWFHKYLFHTPKLIRRTFNSHTLTHHQIYKGDHTYYLAEGKEPEHVAMDWWALILFLGVHFPIIWTVEKLTHTHSLWGGLAAIAVYYGVYEYFHWCMHVPNQRPFEKWGVYRFIREHHRIHHVHMQKNLNVILPLADLVLGTYKRDTKREAPTVPTTRRTPTRTSRSQAHRRGPAAAPGKNKPGKNTGDK
- a CDS encoding YciI family protein, coding for MAQFLVAIHHPDDYDPFLAEDEAMSHDIDALNDEMKAAGVRIFVGGLQPAGRAMSLRAQPTGEVLITDGPYLETKEHMGGFWVLEAANLDEALAWGRKAAIACRAPVEVRPFF
- a CDS encoding MOSC domain-containing protein, translated to MDGHIRLQVAGVYIGGGGAVVSEPQSEIICDLGGIQGDRHYGFTKSAGVREKKFHPKGASIWNPRTWSAVSVEELAEIAASMGVAEIKAEWLGANLLFRGVGSLTSLPPMTRLVFSSGAILLVYGENLPCIGPANVIRKLATPLDIRLPQTFGKAAAKKRGLVGWVERAGVIRPGDTADVYLP
- a CDS encoding bifunctional lysylphosphatidylglycerol flippase/synthetase MprF: MMVVGSKGASVEEEPPAAPPSFWTAILSRARGIAAPLLAYAVAALGLLNLWSALLARGPGRGAFLRDVVHMPMVIEHGTRTLTTLFGLGLLMLARSLLRRKRQAWSITVLLVIVTPFLHLAKGLDWEEAAICLVILIGLLTHRTSFYAENDRPSARQGVLGALGMLGFALVYGPLGVLALHHQFRPEPNLSSAIAQSSHLLFYVPVRATLSPLTRRANWFEDSLGYISAFALGYAVFMVLRPVLPRDAIGARDRAHVRHLLTRWGGAPLSYYALLPDKRYLLDTEHIEPQWGVAYCLVGRHALALGDPLGDPALGGRAIQEFVTLCAHYDWSPSFYQVTGRYLDEYRAVGLKPFKIGEDAVIDLPSFSLKGKAFQDLRTALNKMSKGGVALEEYDTGGVLDPETLTQLADITEEWLAAHKGQEKGYAMGQFAPESDLFHDSRLFLARDAATRRVLAFVTFVPIYGGSDVAAKHGVAGWGLDLMRRRGESPNGVMEFLIASAAAAFQQEGALSMSLGLSPLADSEMEDEEECGESEWLARLRALIFDKFNQFYNFKGLNAFKAKFAPQWQSRYLVYPATHSIGATIYAAGRAHNLSGRFSVVEQWIRKLQS
- a CDS encoding alpha/beta hydrolase, producing MKWSAWPAPRRRIVKAGAILFALAALCAGLWQFDWVRQNVQLKWLAITGQAWRVRGEVRTVSVWSPALGASRRAIVYTPPGYHSDVDKARRYPVLYLLHGAPGSPNDWFRYGRAPEVAERLVEQHRLSPMIIVCPDGDGDGYMGDSEYIDAPVSPSGKGPGKQVGTFVARDLPAWIDAHYRTIVSPSARILGGVSTGGYGAVNLALTHPGVFETVFSFSGYYDAAQSGWARPVWGYHPTAESLNAQSPQDYVTGPRPEWAGIWMYLGDGRNERGPYAAEGDAFAKKLHSAGIACDHVEMPGRHSWDLWRPQLRDALIRVNGRLAGLGADSRH